Proteins found in one Terribacillus sp. DMT04 genomic segment:
- a CDS encoding thioredoxin family protein has protein sequence MQLHSMETTERFINENQLAVLFISSPGCSVCEALLPRIRELAASQPDVQLGYTDASEVPEVVGRFMAFGAPTIVVFAEGKEQFREGRFVRLEDFAAKLEKISSLMKKQK, from the coding sequence GTGCAATTGCATAGTATGGAAACGACTGAGCGATTTATAAACGAAAATCAGCTAGCTGTTTTGTTTATCTCGTCACCTGGCTGCAGTGTTTGTGAAGCACTTCTGCCCCGCATAAGGGAACTTGCAGCAAGTCAGCCCGATGTACAGCTAGGGTATACAGATGCAAGTGAGGTGCCAGAAGTAGTCGGCAGGTTTATGGCTTTTGGAGCACCAACAATAGTAGTATTTGCAGAAGGTAAGGAACAATTTAGAGAAGGCCGCTTCGTCCGTCTGGAAGACTTCGCTGCGAAACTCGAAAAAATCAGTTCGTTAATGAAAAAACAGAAATAA
- a CDS encoding protein kinase: protein MLYHMIRPFRLLHRQLVDKNYPPGTHIMERYNVIRKLGSGSYGTTYLCKDIAHDQTCTVKQLRRSRQKRKKYFAMFQREFELLQALQHPAIPGATSFFHTEDGYFFVMDYLTGENIEQHIFDTKKTYTEEEAIKLTIDIAHIVEYLHAKRVYHGDIRIPNIMLTEGRASLIDFGLAAQFTGTETREEQLRKEQDLFDLGDILLYLLYTTYEQTNKKALPWTEELTLSADCKLVLERLLGIREPFATAAGAVKAMERAKEKTAD, encoded by the coding sequence ATGCTTTATCACATGATTAGACCATTTCGATTGCTGCACCGTCAGTTAGTTGATAAGAATTATCCGCCTGGCACGCACATAATGGAAAGATACAATGTTATACGAAAACTCGGTTCGGGAAGCTACGGCACAACTTACCTATGTAAAGATATTGCGCACGATCAAACCTGCACTGTGAAACAGCTGCGGCGCAGCAGACAAAAGCGCAAAAAATATTTCGCTATGTTTCAGCGTGAATTTGAGCTTTTGCAAGCACTTCAGCATCCTGCAATTCCTGGAGCTACATCCTTTTTCCATACAGAAGATGGCTATTTCTTTGTTATGGACTATCTAACTGGTGAGAATATCGAACAGCATATTTTTGATACAAAGAAAACGTACACCGAAGAAGAGGCAATCAAACTGACAATTGATATTGCCCATATTGTGGAATACCTGCATGCAAAGCGTGTTTACCATGGTGATATTCGCATTCCGAATATCATGTTAACAGAAGGACGTGCTTCTTTAATTGATTTTGGTTTGGCAGCACAATTTACAGGGACGGAAACGAGAGAAGAACAGCTGCGAAAGGAACAAGATTTGTTTGATCTAGGCGATATCCTGCTATACCTCTTGTATACAACGTACGAACAGACAAATAAAAAAGCCCTTCCTTGGACAGAAGAGCTTACCTTATCAGCAGATTGCAAATTAGTGCTGGAAAGATTACTTGGCATTCGAGAGCCATTCGCCACGGCTGCGGGGGCAGTTAAAGCAATGGAAAGAGCAAAAGAAAAAACAGCAGATTAA
- a CDS encoding SPFH domain-containing protein, with protein sequence MKEKQAAVLNGFLGVLIILALVGAGIFSLAQGVIFPAILLFIVGLLLITGIVIVPPNQSYVVTFFGKYIGTIRANGLFLTIPLTTRQRITLRIRNFNSKTLKVNDIEGNPIEIAAVIVYRVIDTAKAAFNVDDYEEFVAIQSEAAVRYIASNYPYDNFKETGYSLRENGDEITGKLQAELEARLSEAGVEVMEARFTHLAYSTEIAQAMLQRQQASAIIAARKMIVEGAVGMSMDAVEALNDGDLELDAERKAQMVNNLMVAIVSDRGTQPVVNNGSLY encoded by the coding sequence ATGAAAGAAAAGCAGGCTGCTGTCTTGAATGGTTTCCTCGGTGTATTAATTATTCTCGCTCTGGTGGGTGCTGGTATCTTTAGTTTGGCACAAGGGGTTATTTTTCCGGCTATCCTTTTGTTTATTGTTGGTTTGCTGCTTATAACCGGCATCGTCATTGTACCTCCAAACCAATCCTATGTGGTGACTTTCTTCGGAAAGTACATCGGCACTATACGCGCCAACGGGCTGTTCCTGACAATTCCGTTAACAACAAGACAGCGAATTACACTGCGTATTCGCAACTTCAACTCCAAGACCCTAAAAGTAAATGATATAGAAGGAAATCCAATTGAAATAGCAGCCGTGATTGTGTATCGTGTAATAGATACGGCCAAGGCGGCATTTAACGTGGATGACTATGAAGAGTTCGTCGCGATCCAAAGTGAAGCAGCGGTACGTTATATTGCTTCCAATTATCCGTACGATAATTTTAAAGAGACCGGTTATTCGCTGCGTGAAAACGGAGATGAAATCACTGGAAAACTGCAAGCAGAGCTGGAAGCGCGGTTAAGTGAAGCAGGCGTGGAAGTGATGGAAGCACGTTTCACACACTTAGCTTACTCGACAGAGATTGCACAAGCAATGCTGCAGCGTCAGCAAGCATCTGCTATTATTGCTGCACGTAAGATGATTGTAGAAGGTGCAGTCGGCATGTCAATGGATGCTGTCGAAGCTTTGAATGATGGTGATCTAGAGCTGGATGCAGAACGAAAAGCACAGATGGTGAATAATTTGATGGTGGCCATTGTTTCCGATCGCGGGACACAGCCCGTTGTAAACAATGGATCGCTATATTAA
- a CDS encoding Arc family DNA-binding protein: protein MAKKKSFPLRINQEIYDMVQKWADDDFRSVNAQIEYLLREQLKQAGRLKSEKEK from the coding sequence ATGGCAAAGAAGAAGAGTTTTCCGTTGCGCATCAATCAGGAAATTTACGACATGGTGCAGAAGTGGGCAGACGATGATTTTCGCAGTGTGAATGCTCAAATCGAATATCTGCTTCGCGAGCAGTTGAAGCAAGCTGGACGACTGAAGTCAGAGAAAGAAAAATAG
- the ilvA gene encoding threonine ammonia-lyase: MKGIGDCLSQKKIQAAAAYLEDLVHHTPIRTSTTLDQSVGMNVYLKMENEQKTGAFKARGACFKIGCLDDEAAKRGVIAASAGNHAQGVALAAAKRGIQAKIFMPIHTPKPKVEATKSYGASVELAGENFQEALFAAQKEQQQTGSTFIHPFDDVDIIAGQGTIAIEMLKDQPQLDTLIVPIGGGGLISGIAFAAKQMKPSIRVIGVQTEAACATYHTFHKHLLPSLTCKTIAEGIAVKEPGKVTMPLIQQYVDDVVTVSEHDIAASILQLLERHKTLAEGAGAAAFAALMRHHQSIHSKHCGIIISGGNFDLQKLSELHAHTMHLPANSMA; the protein is encoded by the coding sequence GTGAAGGGCATTGGGGATTGCTTAAGTCAGAAGAAAATACAAGCAGCAGCAGCTTATTTGGAGGATTTGGTGCATCATACACCGATTCGAACTTCAACCACTTTGGACCAATCGGTAGGAATGAACGTTTATCTGAAGATGGAAAACGAACAAAAGACAGGTGCTTTTAAAGCTCGTGGGGCTTGCTTTAAGATTGGCTGCCTGGATGATGAGGCTGCAAAACGCGGCGTTATCGCGGCTTCTGCAGGCAATCATGCACAAGGTGTGGCATTGGCTGCGGCAAAACGGGGTATTCAAGCGAAAATCTTTATGCCGATTCATACACCAAAGCCTAAAGTAGAAGCAACCAAGAGTTACGGAGCATCTGTTGAGCTAGCAGGAGAGAACTTTCAAGAAGCTCTTTTTGCTGCCCAGAAAGAACAGCAGCAAACGGGGAGCACTTTCATCCATCCCTTTGATGATGTGGATATTATTGCAGGTCAAGGTACGATTGCCATTGAGATGCTCAAAGATCAGCCTCAGCTGGATACTTTAATCGTCCCTATCGGTGGCGGCGGGTTAATTAGCGGTATTGCTTTTGCTGCTAAACAAATGAAACCGTCCATCCGAGTTATCGGTGTACAGACAGAGGCAGCTTGTGCAACGTATCATACTTTTCACAAGCATCTGCTGCCTTCCTTAACTTGCAAGACAATTGCTGAGGGAATTGCTGTGAAGGAACCTGGCAAAGTGACGATGCCGTTGATTCAGCAATATGTGGATGATGTGGTTACCGTTTCAGAGCATGATATTGCAGCAAGTATCCTGCAGTTGCTCGAACGGCACAAAACGCTTGCAGAAGGAGCTGGTGCTGCAGCATTTGCTGCCTTGATGCGCCATCATCAGAGCATTCATTCCAAGCATTGTGGAATTATCATCAGCGGTGGGAACTTCGATCTTCAAAAACTGTCTGAGCTGCATGCACATACGATGCATCTCCCCGCCAACAGCATGGCATAA